Within Methyloversatilis discipulorum, the genomic segment AAGACCCTGCTCGGCTGGGACATCCGCGACGACTCGTCGAAGTACGTCCTGTACTTCGTCAATGCCGCGCTGCTGATCGGCGTCATCCTGCTCTGCCGCTGGATACAGATGTCCAAGCTCGGCACCCTGCTGCTGGCGATGCGCGACAAGGAAGACCGCGTGCGCTTCTCCGGCTACGACGTGGCGATGTTCAAGGTGTTCGTGTTCGTACTGGCGGCCGGCATCTCGGCCATCGGCGGCGCGATGTTCACGCTGCAGGTCGGCTTCATGTCGCCGTCCTTCGTCGGCATCGTGCCGTCGATCGAAATGGTCATCTTCGCCGCGGTCGGCGGTCGCATGTCGCTGGTCGGCGCGGTGTATGGCGCGCTGCTGGTCAATGCCGGCAAGACCTACTTCTCCGAGAGTGCGCCCGACCTCTGGCTGTTCCTGATGGCCGCGCTGTTCATCGGCGTCGTGCTCGCCTTCCCCAACGGTCTGGCCGGTCTGTACGAAAGCCACATCAAGCCCTGGTTCTCGCGCCGCAAGTCCGTCGCCAAGCCGGCTGCGTCCGCGGGCGAACCGCCGGCACCGCCCTCGGCCCCCACCAACAAGTCCGCACCGCCCGCCGCGCTGCCCGGCGGCGTACAGGGCCAGTCGGCCTGAGCCGCGCCCGACCTGACAGGAGACCGACATGAGCAATACCGACTTCGTACTGGCGATCGAGGACCTGACCGTGTCCTTCGACGGCTTCAAGGCGATCGACGCGCTGACCCTCTACGTCGATCGCGGTGAGCTGCGCGTGATCATCGGCCCGAACGGCGCCGGCAAGACCACGCTGCTCGACCTGATCTGCGGCAAGACCAAGGCCAGCGGCGGCAGCATCAAGTTCAAGAACGTGGAAATGACCAAGCTGCAGGAACACAAGATCGTGCGCGCCGGCATCGGCCGCAAGTTCCAGACGCCGTCGATCTACGAAAACCTTTCGGTGTTCAAGAACCTGGAAGTGTCCTTCCCGCGCGGCCGCAGCGTGCTCGGCGCGCTCGGCTTCCGCTGCACCGACGAGGTGAAGGCGCGCGTGCAGTCGGTGGCCGACGAGATCGGCCTCGGCGACGCACTCGACACCGAAGCCGGCCTGCTCAGCCACGGCCAGAAGCAGTGGCTGGAGATCGGCATGTTGCTGATGCAGGAGCCGGAGCTGCTGATGCTCGACGAACCGATCGCCGGCATGAGCGTGCGCGAACGCGAACTGACCGCCGAACTGCTGCAGCGCATCTGCAAGGGCCGCTCGGTGATCGTGATCGAGCACGACATGGATTTCGTCAAGCGCATCGCCCACAAGGTCACCGTCATGCACCAGGGAAAGATCCTCGCCGAAGGATCGATGGACAAGGTGCAGAACGATCCCAAGGTCATCGACGTTTATCTGGGCCACTGAGTCGGCAGCCCCGCCTACGCGCCAGTCACCGAGAAAGGACACCACCATGCTGAACGTCAAGGACCTCCACGTCGCCTACGGGCAGAGCGAGGCACTGCACGGCATCTCGTTCGAAGCCAACGCCAACGAAACGGTCGCCATCATGGGCCGCAACGGCATGGGCAAGACCACGCTGTTCAAGTCGCTGATCGGCATCCTGCCGCTGAAGAGCGGCCAGATCGAAGTTGCCGGCAACGAAGTATCGAAGGACGAAAGCTACAAGCGCGTCGCCAAGGGCATCGCCTACGTGCCGCAGGGCCGGATGATTTTCCCGACGCTCACGGTCGAGGAGAACATCCACACCGGCCTCGAAAATGCCAAGGTCAAGAAGGTGCCGGACGAGATCTACGCCCTCTTCCCGGTGCTGTGGGAAATGCGCCGCCGCAAGGGCGGCAACCTGTCGGGTGGTCAGCAGCAACAGCTGGCCATCGCCCGCGCGCTGGTGACCGACCCCAAGGTGCTGCTGCTCGACGAGCCGACCGAAGGCATACAGCCCTCGATCATCAAGGACATCGCGCGCGCACTGAACGAAATCCGCAAGTTGCGCCAGATCACCATCGTCGTATCCGAGCAGGTGCTGAGCTTCGCGATGGACGTGGCCGACCGCCTGTTCGTCATCGAAGGCGGCCGCCTGGTCCATGAAAGCACCCGCGCGGAAACCGATACCGCGCACATCAAGCAGTTCCTGTCCGTCTGACCCCGCCCACCGCCGCAACACCGCCCCAACGCCCCTTCCACCCAAGGAGATCAACATGGCAGAGACCCTGATCAAGGTAGACCTGAAGCAGTCGCCGTATGAGAACGACATGGTGCATAACCGCTGGCACCCGGACATCCCCATTGTCGCGTGGGTGAAGCCGGGCGACGACTTCAAGATCGAAACCTACGACTGGACCGGCGGCTACATCCAGAACAACGACAGCGCCGACGACGTGCGCGACGTCGACCTGACCACGGTGCACTTCCTGTCCGGCCCGATCGGCGTCGAAGGCTGCGAGCCGGGCGACTTGCTGGTGGTCGACATCCTCGACATCGGCGCCAAGGAAGACAGCCTGTGGGGCTTCAACGGCTTCTTCTCGAAGAAGAACGGCGGCGGCTTCCTGACCGACCACTTCCCGCTGGCACAGAAGTCGATCTGGGACATCAAGGGCATGTTCACCGAGTCGCGCCACGTGCCGGGCGTCAAGTACGCCGGCCTGATCCACCCGGGCCTGATCGGTTGCCTGCCCGATCCCAAGCTGCTCGAAGAGTGGAACAAGCGCGAGATCGACTTCATCAACACCGACCCCGAGCGCGTGCCGCCGCTGGGCTGCCCGCCCTGCGCGCCGACCGCGCACATGGGTCGCCTGAAGGGCGAGGCGCGCGACAAGGCGGCGATGGAAGGCGCACGCACCGTGCCGCCGCGCGAACACGGCGGCAACTGCGACATCAAGGATCTGTCGCGCGGCTCGCGCATCTACTTCCCGGTCTATGTGAAGGGCGGCGGCCTGTCGATGGGCGACCTGCACTTCTCGCAAGGCGACGGTGAAATCACCTTCTGCGGCGCCATCGAAATGGCCGGCTGGCTGCACCTGCGGGTGAACATCATCAAGGACGGCATGAAGAAGTACGCGGTCAAGAACCCGATCTTCAAGCCCAGCCCG encodes:
- the urtC gene encoding urea ABC transporter permease subunit UrtC; protein product: MDAFKNWVARTGMGSVLILALVIMVVFPLTMDIFRLNLVGKYLTYAFVAVGLVMLWGYGGILSLGQGCFFGLGGYMMAMFLKLEASDPESTKIQSTPGIPDFMDWNQITELPFWWEPFHHLPLALIAVVVVPMLLAFIISFAMFKRRVGGVYFAIITQAVALILTVLIIGQQGYTGGVNGITDLKTLLGWDIRDDSSKYVLYFVNAALLIGVILLCRWIQMSKLGTLLLAMRDKEDRVRFSGYDVAMFKVFVFVLAAGISAIGGAMFTLQVGFMSPSFVGIVPSIEMVIFAAVGGRMSLVGAVYGALLVNAGKTYFSESAPDLWLFLMAALFIGVVLAFPNGLAGLYESHIKPWFSRRKSVAKPAASAGEPPAPPSAPTNKSAPPAALPGGVQGQSA
- the urtE gene encoding urea ABC transporter ATP-binding subunit UrtE, with translation MLNVKDLHVAYGQSEALHGISFEANANETVAIMGRNGMGKTTLFKSLIGILPLKSGQIEVAGNEVSKDESYKRVAKGIAYVPQGRMIFPTLTVEENIHTGLENAKVKKVPDEIYALFPVLWEMRRRKGGNLSGGQQQQLAIARALVTDPKVLLLDEPTEGIQPSIIKDIARALNEIRKLRQITIVVSEQVLSFAMDVADRLFVIEGGRLVHESTRAETDTAHIKQFLSV
- the urtD gene encoding urea ABC transporter ATP-binding protein UrtD; translation: MSNTDFVLAIEDLTVSFDGFKAIDALTLYVDRGELRVIIGPNGAGKTTLLDLICGKTKASGGSIKFKNVEMTKLQEHKIVRAGIGRKFQTPSIYENLSVFKNLEVSFPRGRSVLGALGFRCTDEVKARVQSVADEIGLGDALDTEAGLLSHGQKQWLEIGMLLMQEPELLMLDEPIAGMSVRERELTAELLQRICKGRSVIVIEHDMDFVKRIAHKVTVMHQGKILAEGSMDKVQNDPKVIDVYLGH
- the fmdA gene encoding formamidase, producing the protein MAETLIKVDLKQSPYENDMVHNRWHPDIPIVAWVKPGDDFKIETYDWTGGYIQNNDSADDVRDVDLTTVHFLSGPIGVEGCEPGDLLVVDILDIGAKEDSLWGFNGFFSKKNGGGFLTDHFPLAQKSIWDIKGMFTESRHVPGVKYAGLIHPGLIGCLPDPKLLEEWNKREIDFINTDPERVPPLGCPPCAPTAHMGRLKGEARDKAAMEGARTVPPREHGGNCDIKDLSRGSRIYFPVYVKGGGLSMGDLHFSQGDGEITFCGAIEMAGWLHLRVNIIKDGMKKYAVKNPIFKPSPITPKYDDYLIFEGISVDEQGKQHYLDVHVAYRQACLNAIEYLKKFGYSGAQAYSILGTAPVQGHISGVVDIPNACATLWLPTDIFDFDIMPTEAGPQKFLDGSVQMPISEDV